Proteins encoded in a region of the Thermodesulfobacteriota bacterium genome:
- a CDS encoding aldo/keto reductase: MKYRTLGSTNLLVSEIGFGTLGISGLGYGSTDDDESIRTLHKALDIGINLIDTADSYGNGHSEELIGRVLKERGDKDTIIATKFGWDFYRHDGIRCNLKRDYIYFALDKSLKRLGRDWIDIYQVHNSKPDLIIKNKVYETLDELKEQGKIRFCGVSASHIDDGIEAITSGKPDVIQVRYNLLDQNAEKTIFPLALQKKTGIIVREPLACGFLTGKYDSRSIFPKSDHRRGWNRNFLEDTERKVKKLKFLKSPEKTLTQAALSFILSYKGVSSVIPGSKTVKQLCENVGASSVKLNSFELEEIRSLYTNNFQ, encoded by the coding sequence TTGAAATATAGGACGCTAGGAAGCACCAACCTTTTAGTATCAGAAATCGGATTTGGTACCTTGGGTATAAGTGGTCTTGGATATGGATCTACTGATGACGATGAATCTATAAGGACGCTGCATAAGGCTCTTGATATAGGTATTAACTTGATCGATACAGCAGACTCCTATGGGAACGGTCATAGTGAGGAACTGATTGGAAGGGTTTTAAAAGAAAGGGGGGATAAGGATACGATAATTGCTACCAAATTCGGCTGGGATTTCTATAGACATGATGGTATAAGATGTAATTTAAAAAGAGATTATATTTACTTTGCACTTGATAAAAGTCTCAAAAGATTAGGTAGGGATTGGATAGATATCTATCAGGTACATAATTCGAAACCGGATTTAATTATCAAAAATAAAGTCTATGAAACACTCGACGAATTAAAAGAACAAGGGAAAATCAGATTCTGTGGAGTCTCTGCTTCACATATAGATGACGGCATTGAAGCAATCACTTCTGGAAAACCAGATGTGATACAGGTTAGGTATAATTTATTAGACCAAAATGCAGAAAAGACAATATTCCCCTTAGCACTTCAGAAAAAAACAGGAATTATCGTACGTGAGCCTCTTGCCTGTGGCTTTTTGACAGGCAAATACGATTCAAGATCAATATTTCCAAAGAGTGACCATAGAAGGGGATGGAATAGAAATTTCTTAGAAGACACAGAAAGAAAAGTTAAAAAATTAAAGTTTCTTAAAAGCCCTGAGAAAACCCTGACCCAGGCAGCATTAAGTTTTATACTATCATATAAGGGAGTTTCATCCGTTATTCCCGGATCAAAAACAGTAAAGCAATTATGCGAAAACGTTGGAGCATCAAGTGTTAAACTTAATTCCTTTGAACTTGAAGAAATTAGGTCATTGTACACAAACAATTTTCAATAA
- the erpA gene encoding iron-sulfur cluster insertion protein ErpA, with the protein MFEVTTKAAHEIKRLLADENIPNAVLRVRVVPGGCSGFSYEMGFDDETDGTDQVFEMEGVKVAIDESSYAYLQGGVLDYTDGLSGTGFKINNPNATGSCGCGSSFTL; encoded by the coding sequence ATGTTTGAAGTTACCACTAAGGCCGCACATGAAATCAAGAGACTTTTAGCGGATGAAAATATACCTAATGCTGTATTAAGAGTTCGCGTAGTTCCAGGTGGATGCTCGGGTTTTTCATATGAAATGGGTTTCGATGATGAAACCGACGGAACAGACCAGGTATTCGAAATGGAAGGTGTAAAGGTAGCAATTGATGAGTCGAGCTACGCCTATCTACAGGGAGGCGTGCTGGACTACACAGATGGCCTCAGCGGTACTGGATTCAAAATAAACAACCCGAATGCCACTGGTTCTTGTGGCTGTGGTTCTTCGTTTACACTATAA
- a CDS encoding DUF4149 domain-containing protein: MQTLLRFLYFLSLIFWLGSIFFFSLIAARSAFKILPREMAGDLVADIFPKYYLIAYLCGGVALFTTIINWVAGYTASGVVYTLIIAILCVMLGLSLYAGTVITPNAHELRMEMRTLSKDVPRYNEVQRNFSSLHKRSAIINSVIFLLGIAIVILTAYTYRDRRLF, from the coding sequence ATGCAGACTCTTCTCAGATTCTTGTACTTTCTGTCTTTGATTTTCTGGCTCGGAAGCATCTTCTTTTTCTCTCTCATTGCTGCCAGAAGTGCTTTTAAAATCCTTCCTCGTGAAATGGCCGGTGATCTTGTGGCCGATATATTTCCTAAGTACTACCTCATAGCATATCTATGTGGTGGGGTTGCTCTCTTTACTACCATAATTAATTGGGTTGCTGGCTATACCGCATCAGGAGTTGTTTATACATTAATAATTGCAATACTTTGTGTAATGCTTGGACTTTCTCTATATGCCGGTACTGTCATAACACCGAATGCCCACGAATTAAGAATGGAAATGCGAACCCTCTCTAAAGACGTCCCCAGGTACAATGAAGTTCAGAGAAATTTCAGCTCCCTGCATAAACGGTCGGCCATAATTAATTCAGTGATTTTTCTACTTGGAATTGCAATTGTTATTTTAACTGCATATACTTATAGGGATCGAAGATTATTCTGA
- a CDS encoding Xaa-Pro peptidase family protein: MKGEAILMIDSSESNADLFYRINFFVPDPVIYIEHKRGKILVLNELEMERGKKEANVDFVLSFTEYRNKLPSKKRNRRVFTNIVDLIFNEYRIKSAIVPGKFPVKYADELRKLGYRINYKEEEPFFEERLKKTKKEIDLIKDSLAKTSKAMDLALRMISSSRVLRNIVYFNGTPLTSDRLKGEINALLSLLGYTASHTIVSCGVHSSMPHHTGAGPLVADRPIVIDIFPRSQKSGYFGDMTRTFVKGTPSKELEKMYKTVLSGQKLGIGLIKHGVKTRDVHQSIVDFFKNSGFETGYINGKHQGFIHSTGHGLGLEIHEPPRIGYGEGILEEGNVVTVEPGLYYENLGGIRIEDVVVVEKDGCLNLTKYPKKFRV; the protein is encoded by the coding sequence ATGAAAGGTGAAGCAATTCTTATGATAGATTCCAGCGAGAGTAATGCGGATCTTTTCTATAGAATCAATTTTTTTGTGCCCGATCCAGTTATTTATATTGAGCACAAAAGAGGAAAGATACTCGTACTAAATGAGCTAGAAATGGAAAGAGGGAAAAAAGAGGCCAATGTAGATTTTGTTCTTTCCTTCACGGAGTATAGAAATAAACTTCCATCGAAAAAGCGAAATAGAAGAGTGTTTACAAACATTGTTGATCTCATATTCAATGAATATAGGATTAAGAGTGCAATTGTCCCGGGGAAGTTTCCTGTTAAGTATGCCGACGAGTTGAGGAAGCTGGGTTATAGGATAAATTACAAAGAAGAAGAGCCTTTTTTTGAAGAGCGGCTTAAAAAGACTAAAAAAGAAATAGATTTAATAAAAGATTCACTCGCCAAAACCTCGAAAGCGATGGACTTAGCTCTTCGTATGATCTCTTCTTCACGCGTTCTGAGGAATATAGTTTATTTCAACGGCACTCCCCTTACTTCGGATAGACTAAAGGGTGAAATAAATGCTCTACTTTCATTATTGGGTTACACCGCTTCACACACTATTGTTTCTTGCGGTGTACATTCTTCTATGCCTCATCACACTGGTGCTGGGCCTCTAGTGGCGGATCGGCCTATTGTCATAGATATTTTCCCCAGGTCACAAAAGAGTGGTTATTTTGGTGATATGACAAGGACATTTGTAAAAGGTACTCCATCAAAAGAATTAGAGAAAATGTATAAAACCGTTCTCAGCGGACAGAAGTTAGGCATCGGTCTTATTAAGCATGGTGTAAAGACCAGGGATGTTCATCAATCGATTGTAGACTTCTTCAAAAATAGCGGGTTCGAGACTGGATATATTAATGGAAAACATCAGGGATTTATTCATTCGACAGGGCATGGGCTTGGGCTCGAGATTCATGAACCGCCAAGAATAGGATATGGTGAGGGGATTCTTGAGGAGGGAAATGTAGTTACAGTCGAACCGGGGCTATACTACGAGAACCTCGGAGGGATAAGAATCGAAGACGTGGTAGTTGTAGAAAAGGACGGATGTTTGAATCTAACTAAGTATCCAAAAAAATTTAGGGTGTAG
- a CDS encoding metal-dependent hydrolase yields the protein MDTITHGLIGILGSKTGFSQRNGRFAAIAFLIGAIFPDIDLVVSFFGPEFSLRYHRGITHSIVAAPFFAIFITAAIYRFASFKKFFLLSVIVALGIYSHIFFDLITSYGTVIFDPISLKRYSWNLVFILDPFITIPVILGLILCWKRSDRALMISVSIFTFLVVYLMMNLCVRLLYEEKLARFAATSSIAVKRSTVYPRPLAPFFWMGVIETEHAFYRLDYSILRNAPVRLAKIAKIKRNIFIDRANYLTVTNLFKSFADYPIAEYSEVNGEHIVGYYDLRFNIIPNRNPFNLKIVFSSQGALKNVSLNGRKVRLVF from the coding sequence TTGGATACAATAACTCATGGTCTTATCGGTATCCTCGGTTCAAAAACAGGTTTTTCACAAAGAAATGGAAGGTTTGCGGCGATAGCCTTTCTAATTGGAGCAATATTCCCTGACATAGACCTCGTAGTTTCTTTTTTCGGGCCTGAATTCTCTCTTAGGTACCACAGAGGAATTACACATTCAATCGTAGCTGCTCCATTTTTTGCTATATTCATTACAGCAGCAATTTATCGGTTCGCTTCGTTTAAAAAATTTTTTCTCTTATCAGTAATTGTGGCACTTGGAATCTATTCGCATATTTTTTTTGATTTAATCACATCCTATGGGACGGTGATCTTCGACCCAATTAGTCTGAAAAGATACAGCTGGAACCTTGTCTTTATACTTGATCCGTTCATTACCATTCCCGTAATTTTGGGACTCATTTTATGTTGGAAGCGGAGTGACAGAGCATTGATGATATCTGTTTCGATCTTCACTTTTCTGGTGGTTTACTTGATGATGAATCTATGCGTGAGATTATTATATGAAGAGAAATTAGCCAGGTTTGCCGCGACCAGCTCAATTGCTGTCAAAAGGTCGACTGTTTATCCCCGTCCACTTGCTCCCTTCTTTTGGATGGGGGTGATTGAAACGGAACATGCGTTTTATAGATTGGACTATTCGATCTTAAGAAATGCCCCGGTTAGATTGGCTAAGATTGCAAAAATTAAAAGGAATATTTTCATAGACAGAGCCAATTATCTAACGGTGACTAATCTATTTAAGTCGTTTGCGGATTATCCAATCGCCGAATACTCAGAAGTAAATGGCGAACACATTGTTGGATATTATGATTTAAGGTTTAATATTATTCCAAATAGAAATCCATTTAATTTGAAAATAGTCTTTAGTAGTCAAGGGGCCTTAAAGAATGTTTCTCTAAATGGTAGAAAAGTTAGATTGGTATTTTGA